A window of Cryptomeria japonica chromosome 3, Sugi_1.0, whole genome shotgun sequence contains these coding sequences:
- the LOC131075680 gene encoding pentatricopeptide repeat-containing protein At1g51965, mitochondrial, whose product MKVAKSMVENTFKLFREMKKHHCVPDEYTYTVLIRMLGTKNRVEEFLAIFDEMIANGCTPNLTAYNTILHALCKNHRVDKAILMFGYMIKNGCCPNQFTYSVLVEGLATEGQLCKLDQVIKLSKSVMNTSIYGFLVRRISKLGHAAEAHKLFCIMWENGYKADRTACFLMLENLCNAGQTQEAIDLLNKMRESDLEIDNTTYNVIFSALGKRKNIPLIYSLYEQMKQEGPLPDIMTYNILISSFGRAGNVDGACKLFDEMEQGSCKPDVVTYNSLINCLGKNGELDEAHFRFKEMEEKGLNPDVVTYSTLIVCFGKLGRLEMACRLFEEMMDKGCYPNIVTYNILLDCLEKEGKSREALNLFDQLKQQGLTPDFITYSVLERLQSASQKPLRPNKQRSITGWVVSPLSPR is encoded by the coding sequence GTTGAAAATACTTTCAAGCTCTTTAGAGAAATGAAGAAACACCACTGTGTGCCAGATGAGTATACATATACCGTACTTATTCGAATGCTGGGGACGAAAAACCGAGTGGAGGAATTCCTTGCCATTTTTGATGAGATGATTGCAAATGGGTGCACTCCAAATTTGACGGCATACAATACAATACTTCATGCACTTTGTAAAAATCATAGAGTTGATAAAGCTATTTTAATGTTTGGTTATATGATTAAAAATGGTTGTTGCCCTAACCAGTTCACATACTCTGTTCTTGTGGAAGGTTTGGCAACAGAGGGCCAACTTTGCAAGTTAGATCAGGTTATAAAACTATCCAAGAGTGTTATGAATACATCAATCTATGGATTTCTAGTTAGAAGGATTAGCAAGTTGGGTCACGCTGCAGAGGCCCATAAATTGTTTTGCATTATGTGGGAAAATGGATATAAAGCTGACAGGACTGCATGTTTTTTAATGCTTGAGAACCTTTGCAATGCAGGTCAGACACAAGAGGCCATTGACCTCTTGAATAAGATGCGGGAATCTGATTTGGAAATTGATAATACCACATATAATGTTATATTCTCAGCCCTCGGGAAAAGAAAAAATATACCCTTGATTTATTCTCTTTATGAACAAATGAAACAGGAGGGTCCTCTTCCAGATATAATGACGTACAATATTTTGATCTCAAGCTTTGGGAGAGCAGGCAATGTAGATGGGGCTTGTAAGCTATTTGATGAAATGGAGCAGGGGTCATGCAAGCCTGATGTTGTTACATACAATTCTCTGATTAATTGTCTTGGAAAGAATGGTGAGCTAGATGAAGCCCATTTCCGTTTCAAGGAGATGGAGGAAAAGGGCTTGAACCCAGATGTTGTCACGTACAGTACACTAATAGTATGTTTTGGAAAGTTAGGCCGGCTGGAGATGGCATGCAGGTTATTTGAAGAAATGATGGATAAAGGTTGTTATCCAAATATCGTCACCTACAATATTCTTCTTGATTGTCTTGAAAAAGAAGGAAAGTCACGTGAAGCTCTAAATCTTTTTGACCAGCTGAAGCAGCAGGGCTTAACACCTGACTTTATCACATATTCTGTACTTGAACGCCTACAGAGTGCCTCTCAAAAACCCTTGAGGCCAAATAAACAGCGTAGTATAACTGGTTGGGTTGTTAGCCCTCTATCACCCaggtga